A genome region from Mycobacterium florentinum includes the following:
- a CDS encoding hotdog family protein codes for MPDRTPVRADDAKFGEAPLAQTVAAAGAMRRLSSLLLSLEHPHPTVDAMLAKFGEWEGELASVASPDSAPRIGEVDGDSPDPRRVYLNHATDIGAYNPSFPEYSFDHLDADTATGRVVFPLVYEGPPGLVHGGFLSVFFDCVIQHHSCVMGLSGKTRSLQVTFRRPTPLLTELRFDIARSQDERGIASTARLLLGDDVLCIGEVNTLASQSDKLSGYRFGRRRKESAT; via the coding sequence ATGCCCGATCGCACACCGGTACGCGCCGATGACGCGAAATTCGGCGAGGCGCCCCTGGCCCAGACCGTGGCGGCCGCCGGTGCGATGCGGCGGCTGAGTTCCCTGCTGCTCTCGCTGGAACATCCGCACCCGACCGTCGATGCGATGCTGGCGAAGTTCGGCGAGTGGGAAGGCGAACTGGCGTCGGTGGCTTCGCCGGACAGCGCGCCCCGCATCGGCGAGGTCGACGGGGATTCCCCAGACCCGCGCCGGGTCTATCTCAACCACGCCACCGACATCGGCGCCTACAACCCGTCGTTTCCCGAGTACTCGTTCGATCACCTCGACGCCGACACGGCCACCGGTCGGGTCGTGTTCCCACTCGTCTACGAAGGGCCGCCGGGACTGGTACACGGCGGCTTCCTGTCCGTGTTTTTCGACTGCGTGATCCAGCATCACAGTTGCGTGATGGGGCTGTCCGGCAAGACGCGATCCCTACAGGTCACGTTTCGTCGGCCCACGCCGCTGTTGACCGAGCTGCGTTTCGACATCGCCCGGTCGCAGGACGAACGCGGCATCGCGTCGACGGCGCGGCTGTTGCTCGGCGACGACGTGCTGTGCATCGGCGAGGTCAATACCCTGGCGTCGCAGTCGGACAAGCTGAGCGGATACCGATTCGGCAGGCGGCGAAAGGAATCCGCGACATGA
- a CDS encoding enoyl-CoA hydratase/isomerase family protein: protein MTASNDDRVLFEIDAGKRIATITLNNPKQRNSYDAGMREAVGRCLDRVADDDDLTVVLLRGAEGVFSTGADMNNAYGWYGDKSKAPDAAKRRPSQRRRLTVDRKSFSFYHNFMGFPKVTVGEISGYALGGGFEMALMTDISVIARDTKVGMPATRFLGPALGSLHMFFHRLGPVLARRLLLTGDVIEAGELEHLGIFTETCDPGAVTARARYWAEKAAKMPADGVVIAKEAFRLVEQSQAYNGEEVASYLFHAFGTNLQFGPDEFNFVKTRAQHGTKEAFRLRDEHFHVPEPEA, encoded by the coding sequence ATGACTGCCTCGAACGACGATCGCGTGCTTTTCGAGATCGATGCGGGCAAGAGAATCGCGACGATCACGCTGAACAATCCAAAGCAGCGCAACTCCTACGACGCCGGCATGCGTGAGGCCGTCGGCCGCTGCCTGGATCGGGTGGCCGACGACGACGATCTGACCGTGGTGCTGCTGCGCGGAGCCGAGGGGGTCTTTTCCACCGGGGCCGACATGAACAACGCATACGGCTGGTATGGCGACAAGTCCAAGGCGCCCGATGCGGCCAAGCGGCGACCCAGCCAGCGCAGACGACTTACGGTGGACCGCAAGTCATTTAGCTTCTATCACAACTTCATGGGCTTTCCGAAGGTGACGGTGGGGGAGATCTCCGGCTACGCCCTGGGCGGTGGCTTCGAGATGGCGCTGATGACCGACATCTCGGTGATCGCGCGCGACACGAAGGTCGGCATGCCGGCGACGCGTTTCCTGGGGCCGGCGCTGGGCAGCCTGCACATGTTCTTCCACCGGTTGGGGCCGGTGCTGGCCCGGCGGCTGCTGTTGACCGGTGACGTGATCGAAGCGGGCGAGCTCGAACATCTTGGAATCTTCACCGAGACATGCGATCCCGGCGCCGTGACCGCGCGCGCCCGGTACTGGGCCGAGAAGGCGGCGAAGATGCCCGCCGACGGGGTCGTCATCGCCAAGGAGGCGTTCCGCCTGGTCGAGCAGAGCCAGGCGTACAACGGTGAGGAAGTCGCGAGCTATCTTTTCCACGCCTTCGGCACCAACCTGCAGTTCGGGCCCGACGAGTTCAACTTCGTCAAGACTCGAGCCCAACACGGCACCAAGGAAGCATTCCGGTTACGCGACGAGCACTTCCATGTGCCGGAACCGGAAGCCTAG
- a CDS encoding class I adenylate-forming enzyme family protein encodes MPGDCTVAEVLRRQARSRDDHPLLVCDAERISYADADARSAELARGLIALGAGKGTHVGVLYPNGPAFVIAMLAAARIGAVVVPFSTFVTAREMREQLVDSDVEILLAAASFRSHDYVRRLAEVLSVGDLESRLFSPAAPQLRHVAITHEPAYERSGSVDPALLDAIEADVDGCDPLAIAYTSGSTSTPKGVVHTHAALLGHQRNLNRIRGLTAADKLFCNSPFFWIGGFAFGLLATLVAGSTLVCSNASDAGATLDLLEAEKPTMTNGFVAGIAHLAEHPSYAERDLSSMRRGNLYPIMAPDTRPADPELRHNMLGMTEAGSVVLIAEDEADQPEARRGSFGKPAPGFETMLIDPDTGECVAVGEVGELCIRGPYVMQGYYKRAREECFDADGWLHTGDLVRTDADGFVYFVGRRSAMIKTAGANVSATEVEKAITKVTGGAPAYVIGLPDARRGQLVAAVVVRTDGAAAFDDAALRERLKAELSAYKIPKRFITVARADLPLMSSGKVDLRRLRKLFDA; translated from the coding sequence ATGCCCGGTGATTGCACCGTCGCCGAAGTCCTGCGACGTCAAGCCCGCTCGCGCGACGATCACCCGCTGCTCGTCTGCGACGCCGAGCGGATCAGCTACGCCGACGCCGACGCCCGGTCCGCGGAGCTGGCCCGCGGGCTGATCGCCCTCGGCGCGGGCAAGGGGACCCATGTCGGGGTGCTCTACCCCAACGGCCCCGCGTTCGTCATCGCGATGCTGGCCGCCGCACGAATCGGCGCCGTGGTGGTGCCGTTCTCGACGTTCGTCACCGCCCGTGAGATGCGCGAGCAGTTGGTCGACAGCGATGTCGAAATCCTGTTGGCCGCAGCGTCTTTTCGTTCTCACGATTACGTGCGGCGATTGGCCGAGGTCCTCTCCGTCGGCGACCTCGAGTCCCGGCTGTTTTCGCCCGCCGCCCCGCAACTGCGCCACGTCGCGATCACTCACGAGCCGGCATACGAGCGGTCCGGAAGCGTCGACCCCGCACTCCTGGACGCGATAGAGGCCGACGTCGACGGCTGCGATCCGCTGGCGATCGCCTACACCTCGGGATCCACCAGCACTCCCAAAGGTGTGGTGCACACGCACGCCGCGCTGCTCGGACATCAGCGCAACCTCAACAGGATTCGCGGTTTGACCGCGGCGGACAAACTGTTCTGCAATTCGCCGTTCTTCTGGATCGGCGGGTTCGCGTTCGGCCTGCTGGCCACCCTGGTGGCCGGATCGACCCTGGTGTGCTCCAACGCCAGTGACGCCGGCGCGACACTCGACTTGCTGGAAGCCGAAAAGCCGACCATGACCAACGGATTCGTGGCAGGCATCGCCCATCTGGCCGAGCACCCGAGCTATGCCGAGCGTGATCTGTCATCGATGCGGCGCGGCAACCTGTACCCGATCATGGCGCCCGACACCAGGCCGGCCGACCCCGAGCTGCGCCACAACATGCTCGGCATGACCGAGGCCGGCAGCGTCGTGCTGATCGCCGAGGATGAAGCCGACCAGCCGGAGGCGCGGCGCGGGTCGTTCGGCAAGCCCGCACCCGGATTCGAGACGATGCTGATCGACCCCGACACGGGCGAATGCGTCGCGGTCGGCGAGGTCGGCGAACTCTGCATCCGCGGTCCGTACGTCATGCAGGGCTACTACAAGCGCGCGCGGGAGGAGTGCTTCGACGCCGACGGCTGGTTGCACACCGGCGATTTGGTGCGCACGGACGCCGATGGCTTCGTCTACTTCGTCGGCCGGCGCAGCGCGATGATCAAGACGGCCGGGGCCAACGTCTCGGCGACCGAGGTGGAGAAGGCCATCACCAAGGTCACCGGCGGGGCGCCGGCCTACGTGATCGGCCTGCCCGACGCGCGCCGCGGGCAACTCGTCGCCGCGGTTGTGGTCCGGACCGACGGCGCCGCGGCGTTCGACGACGCCGCGCTGCGCGAGCGACTCAAGGCCGAACTGTCCGCATACAAGATCCCCAAGCGGTTCATCACCGTGGCGCGCGCCGACCTGCCGCTGATGTCCAGCGGCAAGGTCGACCTGCGCCGACTGAGAAAGCTCTTCGATGCCTAG
- a CDS encoding enoyl-CoA hydratase/isomerase family protein, translating to MSTARFETILLDVDAGDHVATITLNRPDQLNAFNRTMCEEMAEAWRTVKLDDSVHAVVLRAAGSRAFSAGLDIKTPYGQPENIWNHEDPGELLSPKWQKLWKPVVCAVQGMCTAGAFYFINESDVVICSQEATFFDSHVSAGLVCALEPIGLMRRIGLGETLRIALMGNDERVSADTALRIGLVSEVVATDALWDRAHQIAATIAAKPPSATQGTVKAIWESLDKPYRAALEQGLIYTRLGNPLGTAELAARRDADGKGAEPKIR from the coding sequence ATGAGTACCGCGCGCTTCGAAACCATTCTCCTCGACGTCGACGCGGGCGACCACGTCGCGACCATCACGCTGAATCGTCCCGACCAGCTCAATGCGTTCAACCGCACGATGTGTGAGGAGATGGCCGAAGCCTGGCGCACCGTCAAACTCGACGACTCGGTGCATGCGGTGGTGCTGCGGGCCGCCGGCAGCCGAGCCTTCAGCGCGGGTCTGGACATCAAAACGCCCTACGGGCAACCCGAAAATATATGGAACCACGAGGATCCCGGCGAATTGCTCAGCCCCAAGTGGCAGAAGCTGTGGAAACCGGTGGTGTGCGCCGTTCAGGGCATGTGCACCGCGGGCGCGTTCTACTTCATCAACGAGTCCGATGTGGTCATCTGCTCGCAAGAAGCGACGTTTTTCGATTCACACGTCTCGGCCGGCCTGGTCTGCGCGCTCGAGCCGATCGGCCTGATGCGCCGCATCGGCCTGGGCGAGACGTTGCGCATCGCCTTGATGGGCAACGACGAACGGGTCAGCGCCGACACCGCGTTGCGGATCGGGCTGGTATCCGAAGTGGTCGCGACCGATGCGCTGTGGGACCGTGCCCACCAGATCGCCGCGACGATCGCGGCCAAGCCGCCGTCGGCGACGCAGGGCACCGTCAAGGCGATCTGGGAATCGCTGGACAAGCCCTACCGCGCGGCCCTCGAGCAGGGATTGATCTACACCCGGCTGGGCAACCCGCTGGGCACCGCCGAACTGGCTGCGCGGCGGGACGCCGACGGCAAGGGCGCCGAACCAAAGATCCGCTGA
- a CDS encoding enoyl-CoA hydratase/isomerase family protein, producing the protein MSHDADAADAEGSVTACREGAILRLTLDRPQRRNSLTHLMIETMVRVLTEAAADDSLRAIHLRGAGQDFCSGADWVATNSAGGPRPRAGELVRRIPHAAHRVIELVHTIQLPVVCTVRGWAVGMGCNLALAADFAVAARDAVFWEPFIERGFSPDSGASWLLPRLAGVARARRMLLLGEKVSGADAADWGLIHQAADPAELDGAVEQLLARLAEGPTVAIGLAKQALNHGLQASLSQSMSQELFNLELSCRTKDFKEGLEAFRQRRTPKFDGR; encoded by the coding sequence GTGAGTCACGACGCCGATGCGGCCGACGCCGAGGGGTCGGTGACAGCATGCCGGGAGGGCGCGATCCTGCGACTCACCCTGGACCGCCCTCAGCGGCGTAATTCGTTGACCCACTTGATGATCGAGACGATGGTCCGCGTGCTGACCGAGGCCGCCGCCGACGACTCGTTGCGCGCGATCCATCTGCGCGGCGCCGGGCAAGACTTCTGCTCGGGCGCCGACTGGGTGGCCACCAACAGCGCCGGCGGACCGCGCCCGCGCGCGGGCGAGCTGGTGCGCCGGATCCCGCACGCCGCGCACCGGGTGATCGAACTGGTGCACACCATCCAGCTCCCGGTGGTGTGCACCGTGCGGGGCTGGGCGGTCGGGATGGGCTGCAATCTCGCTCTGGCCGCGGACTTTGCCGTGGCGGCCCGCGATGCGGTGTTCTGGGAGCCGTTCATCGAACGGGGATTCAGCCCCGATTCGGGCGCGAGCTGGCTGCTCCCCCGCCTGGCCGGGGTGGCGCGGGCCCGGCGCATGCTGCTGCTCGGCGAGAAGGTGAGCGGGGCCGACGCGGCCGACTGGGGGTTGATTCACCAGGCCGCGGACCCGGCCGAGCTCGACGGCGCCGTCGAGCAGTTGCTGGCGCGACTCGCCGAAGGGCCAACCGTGGCAATCGGACTGGCCAAGCAGGCCCTGAATCACGGCCTGCAGGCGTCGCTGAGCCAGTCCATGAGTCAGGAGCTGTTCAATCTGGAACTGTCCTGTCGGACAAAAGATTTCAAAGAAGGCCTGGAAGCCTTCCGGCAACGGCGCACGCCCAAATTCGACGGACGCTGA
- a CDS encoding TetR/AcrR family transcriptional regulator codes for MPGGSTFARTDGAAARAERRRARTRAAILDAAEAVFSREGYDGARIEAIAATADVSVGTIYTHFDNKRGVYLHLVDRSLELFTEYMARSADPTMTPLQRVLAGGDAYLRFHVDHPGAFHFLAYRNPGTAPLSGDDGPEAKIGDRVGLLLRRFAAQIDDAIAAGEARPVDSIRLTRFLWGAWNGVIALRLQPEGLRLSESEIAEILELARWLLREGLASSALRDENGEVGDRVPLPRIR; via the coding sequence GTGCCCGGTGGCAGCACCTTCGCGAGGACCGACGGCGCGGCGGCGCGTGCCGAACGCAGGCGGGCCCGTACCCGTGCCGCGATTCTGGACGCGGCCGAGGCGGTATTCAGCCGCGAAGGCTACGACGGGGCGCGAATCGAGGCGATCGCCGCTACGGCGGACGTGTCGGTCGGGACGATCTACACCCACTTCGACAACAAGCGCGGGGTCTATCTGCATCTGGTTGATCGATCCCTTGAGTTGTTCACCGAGTACATGGCGCGCAGCGCCGACCCGACGATGACGCCGCTGCAGCGTGTCCTCGCCGGTGGCGACGCATACCTACGGTTCCACGTGGACCACCCGGGTGCCTTTCACTTTCTGGCCTACCGAAATCCGGGTACGGCACCGCTTTCCGGCGACGACGGACCCGAGGCGAAGATCGGCGACCGGGTTGGGCTACTGCTGCGCCGGTTCGCGGCGCAGATCGACGACGCGATCGCGGCGGGTGAGGCACGACCGGTCGACTCGATTCGCCTGACCCGGTTTCTGTGGGGAGCGTGGAACGGTGTGATCGCATTGCGCCTGCAACCGGAGGGGCTTCGGCTCTCGGAGTCGGAGATCGCCGAGATACTGGAACTGGCGCGCTGGCTGCTTCGGGAGGGATTGGCGAGTTCGGCGTTGCGTGACGAGAACGGCGAGGTTGGCGACCGCGTTCCGTTGCCCCGGATCAGATGA
- a CDS encoding NAD(P)/FAD-dependent oxidoreductase: protein MPERADVVIVGSRCAGSATAIAFAQRGRDVIALDGASFPSDTLSTHLFFPHHWAELEFLGARERVLQLGAPLHTRAGLAAPGVDVIGTFDTGAGQTAGSCVRRPGLDLALVETARAAGADIRERTRVTDLLRDATGRVTGVRYRGRDGSEGTIAAKLVVGADGRRSTVARLVGTTEHHRWENQRMMAYAYYQDCRDDLRNLAMQWRYGDDLVTVFPCDGGQLVALLMPPRARSDEFRTDPEAAFRAAVGRVPPFSERLRGCTRVGKIRISYSHPSYFRHSQGPGWALPGDAGHFKDPVTAQGIRDALRFGRLLGETSAAHLDDPVALDAALVAWEQDRDRQCLPMYQWANLLGRDDAVSPIEDAAYRWLSARPDGATQLLDVFSRNRSPTAVFTAGRLIRWTMAAARDPAVDGAHLWRTVGRDLRREAGRMIEAGLFARRRAASARRMRAENGLSTDAAATRCETQSA, encoded by the coding sequence ATGCCGGAGCGCGCCGACGTCGTCATCGTGGGAAGCCGCTGCGCGGGATCCGCCACCGCCATCGCGTTCGCACAACGCGGTCGCGACGTCATCGCGCTCGACGGAGCATCGTTTCCCTCCGACACGCTCTCGACACACCTCTTCTTCCCACACCACTGGGCCGAACTGGAGTTCCTGGGCGCACGCGAGCGCGTGCTGCAACTCGGCGCGCCGCTGCACACGCGCGCGGGCCTGGCCGCCCCGGGCGTGGACGTGATCGGGACGTTCGACACCGGCGCGGGTCAGACTGCCGGTAGCTGCGTGCGTCGCCCCGGGTTGGATCTTGCCCTGGTCGAGACGGCCCGCGCGGCCGGCGCCGACATCCGCGAACGGACCCGGGTGACCGATCTGCTCCGCGACGCGACCGGGCGCGTCACCGGCGTCCGTTACCGCGGGCGGGACGGATCGGAGGGCACCATCGCCGCAAAGTTGGTCGTCGGCGCGGACGGCCGACGTTCCACCGTCGCCCGATTGGTCGGCACCACCGAGCACCACCGCTGGGAGAACCAGCGCATGATGGCGTACGCCTACTACCAGGACTGCCGCGACGATCTGCGCAACCTGGCCATGCAGTGGCGTTACGGCGACGATCTCGTCACGGTGTTTCCTTGCGATGGAGGGCAATTGGTGGCGCTGCTGATGCCGCCTCGGGCCCGTAGCGACGAATTTCGCACGGATCCCGAGGCCGCGTTCCGGGCGGCGGTTGGCCGAGTTCCACCGTTTTCCGAGCGATTGCGCGGATGTACCCGCGTCGGCAAGATCCGGATCTCCTATTCACACCCGTCGTACTTCCGACACTCGCAGGGACCCGGGTGGGCGTTGCCGGGAGATGCCGGCCACTTCAAAGATCCGGTGACCGCCCAGGGAATCCGGGATGCGTTGCGGTTCGGCCGGCTACTGGGCGAGACGTCGGCCGCCCACCTCGACGATCCCGTCGCACTCGACGCGGCGCTGGTTGCGTGGGAGCAGGACCGGGACCGGCAGTGCCTGCCGATGTATCAGTGGGCGAACCTGCTCGGCCGCGACGACGCGGTGTCCCCGATCGAAGACGCGGCGTATCGTTGGCTCTCCGCCCGGCCGGACGGCGCAACGCAGTTGCTCGACGTGTTCTCCCGAAACCGTTCGCCAACAGCAGTTTTCACGGCCGGCCGGTTGATCCGGTGGACCATGGCCGCCGCACGCGACCCCGCTGTTGACGGTGCTCACCTCTGGCGCACGGTGGGCAGAGACCTGCGACGCGAAGCGGGCCGCATGATCGAGGCGGGACTGTTCGCCCGCCGTCGTGCCGCATCCGCGCGGCGCATGCGGGCGGAGAACGGGTTGTCGACCGACGCCGCCGCGACGCGCTGCGAAACCCAGTCGGCCTGA
- a CDS encoding enoyl-CoA hydratase/isomerase family protein, whose translation MPADSFDTIDYEVDGHTATITLNRPEALNALSPHMITELRAAYDEVENDDNVWMTIVTGTGRAFCTGADVREIPKDGKVIYERPYLSTYDQWEAPQEGTPPFRTMAKPVLTAVNGICCGAGMDWVTTTDIVIASEQATFFDPHVSIGLVAGRELVRISRVLPRSIALRMALMGKHERMSAARAYELGLISEVVEHDRLLDRAREIADIVNSNAPLAVRGTRLAILKGLNVPLHEAEIMAETFRERVLRTEDAAEGPKAFVEKRKPNWQCR comes from the coding sequence ATGCCTGCTGACTCGTTCGACACCATCGACTACGAGGTCGACGGGCATACCGCCACCATCACCCTGAACCGGCCCGAGGCCCTCAACGCGCTGAGCCCGCACATGATCACCGAGCTTCGCGCCGCTTATGACGAGGTGGAGAATGACGACAACGTCTGGATGACGATCGTGACCGGCACCGGCCGCGCATTCTGCACCGGTGCCGACGTCCGGGAGATCCCCAAAGACGGCAAGGTGATCTACGAGCGGCCGTACCTGTCGACCTACGACCAATGGGAGGCGCCGCAGGAGGGCACTCCCCCGTTTCGCACGATGGCCAAGCCGGTGCTGACCGCGGTGAACGGAATCTGTTGTGGCGCCGGGATGGATTGGGTCACCACGACCGACATCGTCATCGCCTCCGAGCAGGCCACCTTTTTCGACCCGCACGTCAGCATCGGGCTGGTCGCGGGCCGCGAATTGGTGCGGATATCGCGGGTGTTGCCTCGCTCGATCGCCCTGCGAATGGCCTTGATGGGCAAGCACGAACGGATGAGTGCGGCCCGCGCCTACGAACTCGGATTGATCAGTGAGGTCGTCGAGCACGACCGGTTACTCGACCGGGCCCGCGAGATCGCCGACATCGTCAACTCCAATGCGCCGCTGGCGGTTCGGGGTACCCGGCTGGCGATTCTCAAGGGCCTGAACGTGCCGCTGCACGAGGCCGAGATCATGGCCGAAACCTTCCGCGAGCGGGTGCTGCGCACCGAGGACGCCGCCGAAGGCCCGAAGGCCTTCGTGGAGAAGCGCAAACCCAATTGGCAGTGCCGATGA
- a CDS encoding class I adenylate-forming enzyme family protein produces the protein MGRHPLSERIAAVLDLQPDAPAIEYDGRWLSWGQIAAAARQMASVTAEHRENAAIGMLLRNRPGQVAAFLGVLLGGGTVVTINPSRGDERTRADIAALQLPLVVGEPDDLATLVAPGTPTLPVCGRLEGPGESARHHDGSTAAAEVAVRMLTSGTTGPPKRIDLGYDMLARSVLGPNPDHPPLELRRGVAIVNSPLVHIGGVFRVLQCVTEARSFVLLERFELNAWARAVRAHRPGAVSLVPAALRTVLHSDLTRADLDSIRAVTCGTAPLSADDADAFTEKYGIPVLTSYAATEFGGGVAGWTLADYQNHWATKRGSVGRANPGARLRVVDDAGTPLGADQVGLLEVKPGQLGHSAQWMRTTDLARIDADGFLWIVGRADQAIIRGGFKVMPDDVRAALEAHPAVAGAAVIGRPDARLGETPVAMVELRDPPAADADTLVDHLRTRLARYEIPTEIAIVGSIPRTPSGKADLGEIRRFFEESAAQRDHAR, from the coding sequence ATGGGCCGTCATCCGCTGAGCGAACGCATCGCGGCCGTGCTGGATCTGCAGCCCGACGCCCCCGCGATCGAATACGACGGCCGATGGCTGTCCTGGGGCCAGATCGCCGCTGCCGCACGGCAGATGGCGTCGGTGACCGCCGAACACCGCGAGAACGCCGCGATCGGAATGCTGCTGCGCAACCGGCCGGGCCAGGTGGCGGCGTTCCTGGGTGTGCTGCTGGGTGGCGGGACCGTGGTCACCATCAATCCGTCCCGCGGCGACGAGCGCACCCGCGCCGATATCGCCGCGCTGCAGTTGCCCCTGGTGGTCGGCGAGCCCGATGACCTGGCCACGCTGGTGGCCCCCGGCACGCCGACCCTGCCGGTCTGCGGGCGCCTCGAGGGCCCCGGGGAGTCGGCACGGCATCACGACGGGTCGACTGCCGCAGCAGAAGTCGCGGTGCGAATGCTGACCAGCGGCACGACCGGTCCGCCCAAGCGGATCGACCTCGGCTACGACATGCTGGCGCGCAGCGTGCTGGGTCCGAACCCCGATCACCCGCCGCTCGAGCTGCGACGTGGTGTCGCGATCGTGAACTCGCCGCTGGTGCACATCGGCGGCGTGTTCCGGGTGCTGCAGTGCGTCACCGAAGCGAGATCCTTTGTGTTGCTTGAACGCTTCGAACTCAACGCGTGGGCACGGGCGGTGCGCGCGCACCGGCCCGGCGCGGTATCGCTGGTGCCGGCCGCGCTGCGCACGGTGTTGCACTCCGACCTGACCCGGGCCGACCTGGACAGCATCCGCGCGGTCACCTGCGGCACCGCCCCGCTGTCGGCCGACGACGCCGACGCGTTCACCGAAAAGTACGGCATTCCCGTTCTTACCTCTTATGCCGCAACAGAATTCGGTGGCGGCGTGGCCGGCTGGACGCTGGCCGACTACCAGAACCACTGGGCCACCAAACGCGGCAGCGTCGGGCGGGCCAACCCCGGCGCGCGACTGCGGGTGGTCGACGACGCCGGCACGCCGCTGGGAGCCGACCAGGTCGGGCTGCTGGAGGTCAAGCCGGGACAGCTGGGGCACTCGGCGCAGTGGATGCGGACCACCGATCTGGCGCGCATCGACGCGGACGGCTTCCTCTGGATCGTCGGGCGGGCCGATCAAGCGATCATCCGCGGCGGGTTCAAGGTGATGCCCGACGACGTTCGCGCCGCGTTGGAGGCCCACCCCGCAGTGGCGGGCGCGGCCGTGATCGGGCGGCCCGACGCCCGGCTCGGCGAGACGCCGGTCGCGATGGTGGAGCTGCGCGACCCGCCGGCCGCCGATGCCGACACGTTGGTCGACCATCTGCGAACGCGGTTGGCCCGCTACGAGATTCCCACCGAGATCGCGATCGTCGGCTCGATCCCGCGCACCCCGTCGGGCAAGGCCGACCTGGGCGAGATCCGGCGCTTCTTCGAAGAGTCCGCGGCACAGCGCGACCATGCCCGGTGA
- a CDS encoding class I adenylate-forming enzyme family protein, with protein sequence MPSTVDRLVRLRADQDGDTPMVIDPSSRLSYRELDSTTRDLAAVFVDAGVGKGTRVGLIMPNGARWVQVAIALTRIGAVLVPLSTLLQPRELVAQLRVAAVQFLVSVDEFRGHRYLDDLKAVPQSELPALRRVWWTGQLDNATASARARHIIDAMTATVTPADPLVVMFTSGSSGTPKGVVHSHGSALGAVRSGLEARCITAETRLYLPMPFFWVGGFGSGILSVLLAGATLVTEEIPRPDTTLRLLERERVTLFRGWPDQAEALARHAGSSGADLSALRPGSLEALLPAEQRAAPGARATLFGMTEAFGPYCGYPADTDMPASAWGSCGKPFAGMEVRIVDVDSGEPVAAGSAGMIQLRGPHTLRGICGRSREELFTVDGFYPTGDLGHLDEQGFLFYHGRSDDMFKVSGATVYPSEVERALRAIDGIDNAFVTNVPGPAGQRVGAVVVCGHPGLTAEQLHGAAKGLLSAFKVPTVWLLLDSDDAVPRGGTGKVDAHRLREMLRAAAGVI encoded by the coding sequence ATGCCTAGCACCGTCGACCGGCTGGTGCGGCTTCGGGCCGACCAGGACGGGGACACGCCGATGGTGATCGATCCCTCGTCGCGGCTCAGCTACCGCGAACTCGATTCGACCACACGCGATTTAGCGGCCGTATTCGTCGACGCCGGCGTCGGCAAGGGCACCCGGGTGGGGTTGATCATGCCCAACGGCGCCCGCTGGGTGCAGGTCGCCATCGCGCTGACCCGCATCGGCGCCGTGCTGGTTCCGTTGAGTACCCTGCTGCAACCCCGCGAGCTCGTCGCGCAGCTGCGCGTCGCGGCCGTGCAGTTCCTGGTCAGCGTCGACGAATTCCGGGGCCATCGCTACCTCGACGACCTGAAGGCGGTGCCGCAATCCGAACTGCCTGCGCTACGCCGGGTTTGGTGGACCGGGCAGCTTGACAACGCCACCGCGAGCGCTCGCGCGCGGCACATCATCGACGCCATGACCGCAACGGTCACCCCCGCCGACCCGCTGGTCGTCATGTTCACCTCCGGCAGCAGCGGAACACCCAAGGGGGTCGTACACTCCCACGGCAGCGCGCTGGGCGCCGTGCGCTCGGGTCTCGAGGCGCGGTGCATCACCGCCGAAACCCGGCTGTATCTGCCGATGCCGTTCTTCTGGGTGGGCGGCTTCGGCAGCGGAATACTGTCCGTCCTGCTGGCCGGCGCCACCCTGGTGACCGAGGAGATCCCCCGGCCGGACACCACGCTGCGACTGCTGGAGCGCGAGCGCGTCACCCTGTTTCGCGGCTGGCCCGATCAGGCCGAGGCACTGGCCCGGCACGCCGGCTCGTCCGGCGCCGACCTCTCGGCGCTGCGGCCGGGCAGCCTGGAAGCCCTGCTGCCGGCCGAGCAGCGGGCCGCACCCGGTGCGCGGGCCACCCTGTTCGGCATGACGGAGGCATTCGGACCGTACTGCGGCTACCCGGCCGACACGGACATGCCCGCGTCGGCGTGGGGCAGCTGCGGAAAGCCGTTCGCGGGCATGGAAGTTCGCATCGTCGACGTCGACAGCGGCGAGCCGGTCGCGGCCGGGTCGGCCGGCATGATCCAGCTCCGCGGACCACACACCTTGCGCGGCATCTGCGGTCGCAGCCGCGAAGAGTTGTTCACCGTCGACGGCTTCTATCCGACCGGCGACCTCGGCCACCTCGACGAGCAGGGGTTCCTGTTCTACCACGGCCGATCCGACGACATGTTCAAGGTCAGCGGCGCCACGGTCTATCCGAGCGAGGTCGAACGAGCGTTGCGCGCGATCGACGGCATCGACAACGCCTTCGTCACCAACGTGCCGGGCCCGGCGGGCCAACGGGTGGGCGCCGTGGTGGTGTGCGGCCATCCTGGGCTCACCGCCGAGCAATTGCACGGCGCGGCAAAGGGATTGCTCAGTGCCTTCAAGGTTCCGACGGTGTGGCTGCTGCTGGACTCCGACGACGCCGTGCCGCGCGGCGGCACCGGCAAGGTCGACGCACATCGGCTGCGCGAGATGTTGCGCGCAGCGGCCGGCGTCATCTGA